From Deinococcus taeanensis, one genomic window encodes:
- a CDS encoding VgrG-related protein, whose amino-acid sequence MTRVKREALEGAVSTLYMNVDGRDMNPEQFRLIDEITVDSSLQLPDVATITLRDPGGSLIDDPSYRLGARLKVIAQVHGNQETVFDGELVEIEPRFTRATQQLRLRAFDRLHRLARGTNTRSFQNVSDMDLVKKLAGEAGMTARTGPASVVHPYVLQHNQTNLAFLRERAARLGYILYADGTTLHCEPVRGQDPIVLTWGDNLSEFLPRLSSLNQTSQSTVRSWDPRQKRSVVAQAQSGEGKAQISEETRSENVAQGAFRMSAPATSSTLIVRDQGYADAIAQAQRNRVAEQLIEARGTTAGYPRLTAGTTLDVRNVGQRFSGQYVASSVRHVYRNGEGYSTEFAVSGSQPDSLASLIRASSGSGHAGATPAAGLMIGIVTNNDDPDNLGRVKLKLPALTEEDETDWARVVGTANGANRGTHHTPEVNDEVLVGFEHGDIHHPYVIGGLWNGTDSPPRPTGKVIKNGTVIQRVYRTRLGHELTYDDPLDPDPPRITLQSSKKHALELNDDKKKPFTELRTAAGHRLTLMDDPKAPFVILRDKNGNEVKLDTRSNTLTITSTGRLELKARSGIRIDGGGGNVDVKGVMINLN is encoded by the coding sequence GTGACCCGCGTGAAACGCGAGGCGCTTGAAGGCGCCGTCAGCACCCTGTACATGAACGTCGACGGGCGGGACATGAACCCCGAGCAGTTCCGCCTGATCGATGAGATCACCGTGGACAGCAGCCTGCAGCTGCCGGACGTGGCCACCATCACCCTGCGTGACCCGGGCGGCTCGCTGATCGACGACCCCAGCTACCGGCTCGGCGCGCGCCTTAAGGTGATTGCCCAGGTGCACGGCAACCAGGAAACCGTGTTCGACGGAGAACTCGTCGAAATTGAACCGCGCTTCACGCGCGCCACGCAGCAGCTGCGGCTGCGTGCCTTCGACCGCCTGCACCGCCTGGCGCGCGGCACGAACACCCGGTCCTTTCAGAACGTCAGTGACATGGACCTCGTCAAAAAACTGGCCGGAGAGGCGGGAATGACCGCCAGGACGGGACCGGCCAGCGTCGTGCACCCCTACGTCCTGCAGCACAACCAGACGAATCTCGCCTTCCTGCGCGAACGCGCGGCCCGGCTCGGGTACATCCTGTATGCCGACGGCACCACCCTGCACTGCGAACCCGTTCGTGGTCAGGATCCCATCGTGCTCACCTGGGGCGACAACCTCAGTGAATTCCTGCCCCGCCTGAGCAGCCTGAACCAGACCAGTCAGAGCACCGTCCGGTCGTGGGACCCCCGCCAGAAACGCAGCGTGGTCGCCCAGGCGCAGAGCGGCGAAGGCAAAGCGCAGATCAGTGAGGAGACCCGCAGCGAGAATGTCGCGCAGGGCGCCTTCCGCATGAGCGCCCCTGCCACCAGCAGCACCCTGATCGTGCGCGACCAGGGGTACGCCGACGCGATCGCCCAGGCCCAGCGCAACCGGGTGGCCGAACAGCTGATTGAAGCGCGCGGCACCACCGCCGGCTACCCCCGCCTGACCGCCGGCACCACCCTCGACGTCCGCAACGTCGGGCAGCGCTTCAGCGGCCAGTACGTCGCCAGCAGCGTCCGCCACGTGTACCGCAACGGTGAAGGCTACAGCACCGAGTTCGCCGTCAGTGGCAGCCAGCCCGACTCGCTCGCGAGCCTGATCCGCGCCAGCAGCGGGTCCGGCCACGCGGGCGCCACCCCCGCGGCGGGTCTGATGATCGGCATCGTCACCAACAATGACGATCCGGACAACCTCGGCCGCGTGAAACTCAAGCTGCCGGCCCTCACCGAAGAGGACGAAACCGACTGGGCCCGCGTGGTCGGGACGGCCAACGGCGCGAACCGCGGCACCCATCACACTCCCGAAGTGAACGACGAGGTGCTCGTCGGTTTCGAACACGGTGACATTCACCATCCCTACGTGATTGGGGGCCTCTGGAACGGCACGGACAGCCCACCGCGGCCCACCGGGAAGGTCATCAAGAACGGCACCGTCATCCAGCGCGTCTACCGCACCCGACTCGGACACGAACTCACGTACGACGACCCCCTTGACCCCGACCCGCCGCGAATCACCCTCCAGAGCAGCAAAAAACACGCCCTGGAACTGAACGACGACAAGAAGAAGCCCTTCACGGAACTTCGCACTGCGGCGGGGCACCGCCTGACCCTGATGGATGACCCGAAAGCGCCGTTCGTCATTCTCCGTGACAAGAACGGCAACGAGGTGAAGCTCGATACCCGCAGCAACACCCTGACCATCACCAGCACCGGCCGCCTTGAACTCAAGGCCCGCAGCGGCATCCGCATCGATGGCGGCGGCGGGAACGTTGACGTCAAAGGCGTCATGATCAACCTCAACTGA